One Porphyromonas pogonae genomic region harbors:
- a CDS encoding alpha-L-fucosidase codes for MFKKVLFLIQILNLFFFAANAQKMTLPIPSPSQLRWAQAEMGVVFHYDLHVFDNKRYNQTENRINPIEDYNIFNPQKLNTDQWILAAKAAGARFALLTATHETGFALYQSDVNPYCMKALKWADGKGDIVRDFINSCRKYGIMPGIYIGIRWNSMLGVHNFKVEGDDKFAAQRQSWYKRLCERMTQELCTRYGELFMIWFDGGADDPAGDGPDVEPIVKKYQPNCLFYHNSRRADVRWSGSESGTVGYPCYSTFPTPYSHNKDIDTLANYQNLLRQGDPHGKYWVPAMADAPLRGANGRHEWFWEPGDENAVEPLDRLVDMYYKSVGRNATLILGLTPNPDGLIPEGDVMRLKEFGSRIHDMVGRTPLYIADLEKPAIEINMKSFQPVNQIVIQEDIANGERVRAYRIMGLTEKGWEKICSGDNIGHKRIDVFPRIKVKRIRLCIDKAIGKAEILNFSVYNSKF; via the coding sequence ATGTTTAAAAAAGTACTCTTTCTAATCCAAATCCTTAATTTGTTTTTTTTTGCGGCTAATGCCCAAAAAATGACCTTGCCGATACCATCTCCCTCACAATTACGTTGGGCGCAAGCAGAGATGGGAGTCGTTTTTCACTATGATTTGCATGTTTTCGATAACAAACGCTACAACCAAACCGAAAATCGTATCAATCCCATCGAAGACTACAACATCTTTAATCCTCAAAAGTTAAATACTGATCAGTGGATTCTTGCTGCCAAGGCTGCAGGAGCACGCTTTGCTCTCCTTACAGCCACTCATGAAACAGGCTTTGCTCTCTATCAGAGCGATGTCAATCCCTATTGTATGAAAGCTCTCAAGTGGGCCGACGGCAAAGGGGATATCGTACGTGACTTTATAAACTCGTGCCGTAAATACGGTATCATGCCGGGTATATACATCGGTATTCGGTGGAACTCCATGCTCGGTGTGCACAATTTCAAAGTCGAAGGGGATGATAAGTTTGCCGCCCAAAGACAATCATGGTACAAGCGCCTTTGTGAGCGCATGACACAGGAGTTGTGCACACGTTATGGTGAGTTGTTTATGATCTGGTTCGATGGCGGAGCAGATGATCCTGCGGGTGATGGCCCCGATGTAGAGCCTATTGTCAAGAAATATCAGCCTAATTGCTTGTTCTATCACAATAGCCGGCGGGCTGATGTACGCTGGAGCGGCTCTGAGTCCGGTACGGTAGGATATCCTTGCTACAGTACTTTCCCTACACCTTATTCTCATAATAAAGATATTGATACATTGGCCAATTACCAAAACCTGCTCAGGCAGGGAGATCCTCATGGCAAGTATTGGGTTCCCGCTATGGCAGATGCTCCGCTACGCGGGGCCAATGGCCGTCACGAATGGTTCTGGGAGCCGGGTGACGAAAATGCCGTAGAGCCTCTGGACAGATTGGTCGATATGTATTATAAGTCTGTAGGGCGCAATGCCACCCTCATTTTGGGACTTACACCTAATCCTGACGGGCTTATTCCTGAGGGTGATGTAATGAGGCTGAAAGAGTTTGGTTCTCGCATACATGATATGGTAGGGCGTACTCCTCTGTACATCGCAGACTTGGAAAAGCCTGCAATAGAAATCAATATGAAGTCATTCCAGCCTGTCAATCAAATTGTGATACAAGAAGATATTGCCAATGGAGAGCGTGTGAGAGCTTACCGTATTATGGGGCTTACCGAAAAAGGTTGGGAGAAAATCTGTAGTGGCGATAATATCGGACACAAACGTATCGATGTCTTTCCGCGCATAAAAGTAAAACGTATCAGACTATGTATCGATAAGGCTATCGGTAAAGCGGAAATTCTTAACTTCAGTGTCTATAATTCTAAGTTTTAA
- a CDS encoding Dabb family protein, whose translation MITHTVMFKLDGFKSLEEKNEHLNRIKEAFETLPDEIEQLIDLKVAININPEEKDFDFLLKAHVPHVDDLALYAEHPAHVSFVKGLIAPYKVARACVDYISEL comes from the coding sequence ATGATTACGCATACCGTAATGTTTAAACTCGATGGATTTAAATCTTTAGAAGAAAAGAACGAGCATCTCAATCGCATCAAAGAAGCTTTTGAGACATTGCCCGATGAAATAGAGCAACTGATTGATCTCAAAGTCGCTATTAATATTAATCCGGAAGAAAAGGATTTTGACTTTTTGCTCAAAGCGCACGTGCCGCATGTAGATGATTTAGCTCTCTATGCTGAGCATCCTGCGCATGTTTCTTTTGTCAAGGGACTTATCGCTCCTTACAAGGTAGCCAGAGCATGTGTAGATTATATCAGTGAATTGTAG
- a CDS encoding sulfatase translates to MKKESVVIAVALLPFGASSSVAQNKVPKDNRPNIILFLVDDMGWQDTSLPFWTRSTDLNKRYHTPAMERLASRGMMFTQAYASSISSPSRVSLLTGMNAARHRVTNWTLEKDKPTDRHSDVLRFPEWNYNGICQVSGISHTYDVTSLSQLLKDSGYHTIHCGKAHWGAINTPGENPHHFGFEVNIAGHAAGGLASYLGEDNFGNRTDGKLSPLNAVPGLKDYWGKNVFVTEALTIEAKKALDKAKVLGQPFFLYMAHYAVHVPFDKDMRFYDKYRKQGLSEHEAAYAALVEGMDKSLGDLLDWLDQNMMADNTVVIFMSDNGGLSSESEWRDNPLHTQNHPLNSGKGSAYEGGVREPMIVKWPGHVRPATRCSTYLLIEDFFPTILDIAQVKDRKTKQKIDGVSFMPRLMGKAPFNADLQRSLVWNCPNLWGNDGPGIGPTCTIRKGNWKLIYYYDTGKKELFDIPADIGEKKDLSLQNPSIVKRLSEELSSYLRRVGAQRPSFKAINKPCPWPDEV, encoded by the coding sequence ATGAAAAAGGAGAGTGTTGTTATTGCCGTTGCTTTATTGCCATTTGGTGCATCGTCATCAGTAGCTCAAAATAAAGTCCCCAAAGATAACCGACCCAATATTATTTTGTTCTTGGTCGATGACATGGGGTGGCAGGATACTTCTCTCCCCTTTTGGACCCGTAGCACGGATCTCAACAAGCGTTATCACACACCCGCTATGGAGCGTTTGGCTTCCCGGGGGATGATGTTTACTCAGGCATATGCTTCCAGCATAAGCTCCCCGTCACGTGTCAGTCTGCTTACTGGGATGAATGCTGCACGGCATCGTGTTACCAATTGGACTTTAGAGAAAGACAAGCCTACCGATAGGCATAGCGATGTCCTCAGATTTCCCGAGTGGAACTACAACGGCATATGTCAGGTCTCCGGTATTAGTCATACATATGATGTGACTTCCCTCTCGCAGTTGCTCAAGGATAGCGGATATCATACCATCCACTGTGGCAAGGCTCACTGGGGAGCTATCAATACTCCTGGTGAAAATCCTCATCATTTCGGATTTGAAGTCAATATTGCAGGACATGCAGCCGGTGGACTGGCGAGTTATTTGGGAGAGGACAATTTCGGCAATCGTACAGATGGTAAACTATCTCCGCTGAATGCTGTGCCGGGGCTAAAAGATTACTGGGGCAAAAACGTATTTGTCACAGAGGCTCTTACCATCGAAGCCAAGAAAGCTCTAGACAAAGCTAAGGTTTTGGGACAGCCCTTTTTCCTTTACATGGCTCACTATGCAGTGCATGTGCCGTTTGACAAGGATATGCGTTTTTATGACAAATATCGCAAGCAGGGGCTTTCTGAGCATGAAGCTGCATATGCTGCTCTGGTAGAAGGAATGGATAAAAGCTTGGGCGATTTACTCGATTGGCTGGATCAGAACATGATGGCAGATAATACTGTGGTTATATTCATGTCCGACAATGGGGGGCTATCCTCCGAGTCTGAGTGGCGCGATAATCCCCTCCATACCCAGAACCATCCGCTCAATAGTGGTAAAGGCTCTGCCTATGAGGGAGGTGTGCGCGAGCCTATGATAGTGAAGTGGCCGGGGCATGTAAGACCTGCTACTCGGTGCAGTACGTATCTACTTATCGAGGACTTTTTCCCCACAATTTTGGATATTGCTCAGGTAAAAGACAGGAAAACCAAACAGAAGATTGATGGTGTAAGTTTTATGCCCAGGCTTATGGGGAAAGCTCCTTTCAATGCCGATTTACAGCGAAGCTTAGTCTGGAATTGCCCCAATCTATGGGGCAATGACGGCCCGGGTATAGGCCCCACATGTACAATAAGGAAAGGCAATTGGAAGTTAATTTACTATTATGACACGGGTAAGAAGGAGCTATTCGACATCCCCGCTGATATAGGAGAGAAGAAGGATCTCTCACTACAAAATCCGTCGATTGTAAAACGTTTGTCTGAAGAGCTGAGCAGTTATCTTCGTCGGGTAGGGGCACAACGCCCTTCGTTCAAGGCGATCAATAAACCATGCCCATGGCCGGATGAAGTCTGA
- a CDS encoding LTA synthase family protein — protein sequence MNTTFWMRVKRLCSTKAGYLLGVFLIFMLFFCLQHVIFISYYHSYWHGASAAELFSVFIYGRKLDYVIAAYLLAIPFVGVLMLYFVPARYVQTFLKYYYCLISAVLALIFTVDLGLYGYWNFRLDTTPLFYLRQPKEALGSATLPMILGAIVAFALFTYALAKALVVWNKRFIPEGRVHGHGWRALKYSPAYLLLGGVIFVMMRGGVSVATANVGMVYHCNNQFINHASINPVFSLMYSLNQQSDIAKNYQYFKDEERAAIYRELVDQARADTDPHLTEHVLSTDRPNIILVIMESFSGNAVGCLHGPDSITPHLDKLAGESLLFSQSVANSFRTDRGVVSILSGYPAQPTTSIMKYPDKCATLPSIAGTLSHYGYDTHMLYGGDINFTNTRGYLAATGYKHITDYASFGAKYKLSKWGVPDEVTFDYLAKEYKQLCQAKAPVFYTFLTLSSHEPFEVPIQRSAHPFLNSVAYTDSCVGQFIQTLKQDTACWDNTLVIFVADHGFPYPENEATPDNPSKYRILHLWAGGALNRKERNEVLCNQTDIAATLLAQMNISHADFGFSRNVLSSQVKPFAFFSSPNLFGFTDSTGVTTWDCDSRTMMYNKGEGADLRIRKGKAYLQTLMEDMQKR from the coding sequence ATGAATACTACATTTTGGATGCGTGTAAAACGTTTGTGCAGCACCAAGGCGGGATACCTACTGGGCGTGTTCCTGATCTTCATGCTTTTTTTCTGCTTACAGCATGTTATTTTTATTTCATATTATCACTCCTATTGGCATGGAGCTTCGGCGGCAGAGTTGTTTTCTGTCTTTATTTATGGGCGAAAACTCGACTATGTCATAGCGGCCTATCTTTTGGCTATTCCTTTTGTCGGTGTGCTGATGCTGTATTTTGTACCTGCACGTTATGTGCAGACCTTTCTCAAATATTATTATTGCCTTATCAGTGCCGTACTGGCTCTCATCTTTACTGTGGATCTGGGGTTGTACGGCTATTGGAATTTCAGACTCGATACTACACCGCTCTTCTATCTGCGACAGCCCAAGGAGGCGCTCGGCAGTGCTACGCTTCCGATGATCTTGGGGGCAATTGTTGCTTTTGCGCTATTTACCTACGCCCTAGCCAAGGCACTCGTGGTTTGGAATAAGCGATTTATCCCTGAGGGCAGAGTCCATGGCCACGGCTGGCGCGCTCTCAAGTATTCACCTGCGTATTTATTGCTTGGGGGAGTAATTTTTGTGATGATGCGTGGCGGGGTATCCGTGGCTACGGCCAATGTGGGGATGGTCTATCACTGTAATAATCAGTTTATCAATCACGCTTCCATCAATCCTGTATTTAGTCTGATGTACTCGCTGAACCAGCAAAGTGATATTGCCAAGAATTACCAGTATTTCAAGGACGAAGAGCGTGCCGCCATATATCGAGAGCTTGTGGATCAAGCACGTGCCGACACGGATCCCCACCTCACGGAGCATGTACTCAGCACCGACAGACCCAATATTATATTGGTGATCATGGAGAGTTTTTCGGGTAATGCGGTTGGCTGTTTACATGGCCCCGACTCCATAACACCCCATCTCGATAAGTTGGCTGGGGAGTCATTGCTATTCTCGCAAAGTGTAGCCAACAGCTTCCGTACCGATCGCGGTGTGGTATCCATACTTAGTGGCTATCCTGCCCAACCTACGACCTCTATCATGAAGTATCCCGACAAATGTGCCACATTACCTTCTATTGCCGGGACATTGTCGCATTATGGTTATGATACCCATATGCTTTATGGGGGAGACATCAACTTTACCAATACCCGTGGATACCTCGCTGCCACCGGCTATAAGCACATTACCGACTATGCTTCATTTGGAGCCAAATACAAGCTGTCGAAATGGGGAGTACCTGATGAGGTGACCTTCGACTATCTTGCTAAAGAGTACAAACAGCTTTGTCAGGCTAAAGCTCCGGTGTTTTATACATTTCTTACCCTGTCGAGCCATGAACCTTTTGAGGTTCCCATACAACGATCTGCCCATCCTTTTCTCAACTCCGTGGCTTATACTGATAGCTGCGTGGGGCAGTTTATCCAAACGCTGAAGCAGGATACCGCTTGCTGGGACAATACGCTTGTTATCTTTGTAGCGGATCACGGATTCCCCTATCCTGAAAATGAAGCAACGCCGGACAATCCGTCGAAGTACCGCATCTTGCATCTTTGGGCAGGAGGTGCACTCAACAGGAAAGAGCGCAATGAAGTCCTGTGCAACCAAACGGATATTGCCGCCACACTACTGGCACAGATGAATATCAGCCATGCTGATTTCGGCTTTTCCCGAAATGTACTCTCGTCACAGGTAAAACCATTTGCATTCTTTTCCTCTCCCAACCTCTTTGG